The DNA window TActcttaaaaacatataaaaacaaaagctatCTCTATTCGAGGCACTCACTAATTAATTAACAGAGTTGTCAAacgtaaaaaaacaaaccaaaccaaacctcataaaaataaacaaacagcaATCCCTTTgcgcaaaataaaaataaaaatatgacacttgtgtgtgtatacatatataacataaattaaacacaaaagttCTGAATTCCTTATAATACAAAAACCGACGATAAAGAAaggacctctctctctctctctcacaccgGGAGTAACTCTTGATGGCTTGGAGATCCTCAGGCAGAAAGCTGTCCTTCGAGATTCTAAACCATAGCAGTTCccatgaagaaaaagaagaccaATATCTTGTCAATTACCAAACAGATCCAGTGGAGAAACCCTaccgaaaaaagaagaaacacaaGCGCAAACACAAGCCTCTCCATCCCGCAATCCACGAAGATTCAATCACCCATTCCTATTCAGTTGTCCACAATTCGCATCACACAGACAACGGAAACATCCAAAACAGTTATATAGTTGGCGGCGGCGGGAGCGTGGTTTGTAGTACGGTGAGTGAAGCAGGGGCGGAGATTCAGCGAGTGTACGGGAACGGGGAGTTGAGGCAGAGGAATGTCAATTTTGCTGGTGGAGTGGAGACTGCAGTGGAGGAAAATGCGTCGGAGGAGAGTGGAGTGGAGGAGAAGCAGCGGAGAAGTGAACCACCGAATGGAAGTGTTGTTACGAAGTTGGAGACGGCGGAATCATTGGATTGGAATAAACTCATGGCTGACGATCCTAATTGTAAGTTCAATCAATCTTATTTATTCTCTTTCTGGAATTTAttgctattaatttttttttttggttttgtgctGCATTTGCCTGTCAGATCTCTTTTCGATGGAGAAGTCACCGGTGAAGTACTTTATGGACGAAATGAATAAAGGAATTTCGTTGAGGAGCACAACTACTCTTGGGAGTGAGAAAGAAAGGGAGAGAGTATATGATACCATTTTTCGCTTGCCATGGAGATGTGAACTGGTAATCCTGATTGGCTTTACGCAAGCCATTGTTTGCGCTTCGGTTCATTTTGTTGCGAATTAGTTTTTCCTTGCAGTTGCATCATGCTTAATTAATGCAACTATGTTGTTGCAGCTTATCGATGTTGGCTTCTTTGTATGCCTGGATTCGTTTCTATCACTGTTAACTATTATGCCAACTAAGATTCTGATGATCCTCTGGAGGTTTCGGAGTGCCAGGTTAGTCCTGGTTTCATACATTCACTGTAAACATGCCTGAATGCTTCCCGCACGCAGAGAGACGAATGCTTGATTTAGCTGATTACACATTGACTATTCTCTCAACAATTTATCAATTGTTGATTTgaatgatgatgttttttttcttgccaaTCCCATTTGCCTGTATCATTTACCTGGGTCTGCAatataatcaatatttttatgaatgaaaTATACAAAACAATGCAATCCCATGCACAAGCTAAATAATActctcaaaagaaagaaaagtttcGAATCTTTGATGTGCATGTTATCACAAAAGACAAACAAGAAggatttaaatcataaaaatacaattcaagCACATGCTTCTTCGCATGAAATATTAGTGTTCGTTATTGGTACAAAAAATTGGTGTTGGTTTTCTAACAAGTTAAAAGGTGATTATCACGTATCACAGTTAAGAGTCAGAGTTAGGTCCACAAGCTCACTGCTGATAGCAGTTTAGCTGTTTAATAACTACTTCTGTTctcttgaaattgaaaaatattttgctcAACCCAGCTAACATGTGCTTCAGGCATAATTGTTTCTCTGTCTGTGAATGCTGTAGACAGGAGGTAACTtgtaataattacaaaataacctAATCATGCTTGTGGCAGGCAGTTCAAGAAGCCTTCTGCAGCAGAGCTTTCTGATATTGGCTGCTTTATTGTGTTGGCTTCTGGTGTTGTACTTTTGGGACAAATAGGTACTGAAGAATATATTGTGATATACATGATTGCAATATTAACTGGTCCGTGGACGAATAATGTGACTACTGAATTAGAGTTAGAATTTATCATGCCTGTGTTACAGGATTTTGGCATTGAAAGTatcatttcctttattttattttatattttattcctgCTGCCTCAGATATCAGCTTAATATATCACATGATTCGTGGCCAAGGAACAATCAAACTCTATGTGGTTTACAATGTTTTGGAGGTGAGAATAAACTAAACTAACCTGAGAATTCGTAACTGTTCATATTTTTGAGTCACTTGTGGAGATTAATGTTGGTGTCCTTGAAGTAGATTAATGTATAACTGAAAAGTATATTCTTGCTTGATTTGGAAATGCAGCTTGATAAATGGAatacatttttcttctcttaggATTTGCTAGTGCTGTTGTCAACATGTTGTTTATGTGATGCAGCCTGCTCtttcaaaaagattaaaaaaaaaaaacattttaaaagactTTTGGATCAGAGTATGAGCTCTAGTGGGGGTGGATTTAGAGCTCGAATGCTGGGTGGGCCAAACAGAAACATCTTTGTTTTATAGTGGCTATTATCTAAAAGGAAAGTGCCTGAAATTTTTCCAACATTCTACAGCATAAGAAGCTTTCTTGATATTTGAAGCCCCATGTGACCTGTCCCTGACTCCTAGCAGAATTACAATGGTGGAATTGAAACCAGTGTCAATATTGAAATTCAGGAGCAGTTTTTTAACCAACTCCTGAATTTTttcattggtttttgttttatttgttattcatGTTTTGGCCGTGGATAAATTTGGGATGTCAATGGTTTTATAGACTTTTTATCCATAACCATATCTTCTTCTGTCCCAGATTAGTCATATCACCATATCTCAATGGAATTGTGTTTTACCATTGGATGAGAAGTGTTCCTTTAACATTACTTTTGGAGTAATGTGTCCTGAATTGGTTTCAATAATTTGTCTGGAATCAtggaaacttattttttatcttcaataCAGATATTTGATAAACTGTGTCAGAGCTTTGGTGGAGATGTACTGCAGGCTCTATTCAATTCTTCAGAAGGGCTTGCAAATTGTTCATCAGAAAATATGAGATTCTGGATTTTGAGATTTATCTCTGATCAAGTTTTAGCTATGGCTTTTTCAAATatcctttttcttgattttgtctatttattcatttttgttttttggtttaacAATGGCTTGGATATATtttccagaaaaagaaaagtccaCTGACATGCTGAGCTTTCTCTTTGGCTCCTTGACTATTCGTACTTCTtcattctttcattttattagcTCAGGCAATTACTTTATCAACTTGTATCGTTGCTCACAATAATGCTTTGCTGGCTTTGCTGGTATCCAATAACTTTGCTGAGATAAAAAGCAATGTCTTCAAACGTTTCAGCAAAGATAACATTCACAGTTTGGTGTACTCTGGTGAGTTTGCTTATTTGTACTTCTCTATTTATGGTCCTTAATGGTTAATGAAACTGTGTCATCTTTGACTAGTTAACAAGCTTGCTGTcaattttagatattaaatgTGATGATTTATTGGCTTGATATCAGACTTGGTCTTTGATGATGCCTATTTTCCCTGCAAGTTAAAAGCTGATACATTGAGAATGAGTTGTTTGGAGACATGCATCATCAATTATGTTTGTATTGAGAAGTTTTTGGACCAGCATTTAAATCCATGATCCTACATTTGCATTTGATGTTTAGGTTTTGTTTTCTGTTCAATTTTGAAGTTCATGTTGTCTCATATAaattttgttgtttgattgcTAACTGCCAGATTCCATAGAGAGATTCCACATTTCAGCATTCTTATCAGCTGTTTTAGCTCAAAATATACTGGAGGCTGAGGGTCCTTGGTTTGAGAGTTTTCTTCTTGTAAGTAAACCAGAAGAGATTCTGTGCACTCTGTGCTTTAAAGGGAAGAATTTTATAATGGATTCTTCCGGGCTTATTTGTTGCACTTATTATATCTTCTTTGAACTCTGCAGAATGCGCTCATGGTTTTTTTCTGTGAAATGTTAATTGATATCATAAAGCATTCATTCCTCGCCAAATTCAATGACATGAAGCCTATTGTATACTCTGAATTTCTTGAAGAGCTTTGCAACCAggtatttaatttatatattgcTGCCTTATTCCTCTGCCCTTCTAATAAGTTATTTATGGATTTAAGAGTTGTGCTTATGTAGAAAGCCACGCACTTTAACTTTATTCATTTGTGTCAATTATTCCACCTGAAGTATCAATTGAAGCAATCTGTTGCTAAACTATGCTGGTCTGTTAAATCATTCCTTCTATTAACTTCATTCAGTAATTGCAAACATAATTCTTATATTATtgcttataatttttaaccactTCAGGTGAAGGAAATGCCAAATACCATTTCACTAGTTTTGGTCATTATCTGTCCCATGCTTCATGACTAGGTGATCTACATTACAGTCGAGATTATTGAAATGTATGTGAAGAGTCCATGCTCTGTGAGTTTATAAACTATCCTGTAAACTATCTAAAGGGAAAACAGGCAAAAATTCTTAAGCACCATTATCACCAtgctttttccttttgttgCCCATCTCCCCCATACTTTCTTTGCCACATCGGTTTTTACTAAATTTCCTGTGATATTCATGGTTTTACTTTGAAATGTggattttagtatttaaaacttaaatttggGATGTGGGTTTTGAGCAAAATCCAAATGGATAGTCATGGAGTGGAATGAAGTTGGAGATCTTGATGGATAATGTTGTTGGATTTCCTCAAGGAGATATGGATCCAGCTGTGAATGTTTGGTAACGTTGATCATCATAACCCCTAAATCTGGAGGAAACATTATTCAGGAATTTCCTGAATTGTTTGAAGAATGATTTGTTTTGAAGTCACTGAGATTCTGGCAGGGTTAAACTTTAGTCCTTGCactcaaatcaaaacaatagcCCCAATAGATGTGCTGGAGTgggaaataaaatacataagcACTAAATTCTTAGTTCATTATAAAATGTCATTTAGTTTTGGTTCAGTTTACGAAGCACTTAAAGTTCTTGCACTTGAACTTTAGGGTGTTAACTTCTGTTTTCTCATTATTCTCGGATTTCTGTTTGTGTTGTAAACTTGAACTTGGTGATTTAttagtttcttttgttttgctacagACACTGAACATTCAAACAGAGAATACAGACAGTAGAAAGAGAACTCTTACATTCATTCCTTTGGCTCCAGCATGTGTGGTAAGCACCTGTAAATACTTTTGCACTTGTAGCTGCTGTTATGGGCACTCCATAGGTTACCCCCCTCTATACAAGGAGCTGACATTCTTGAAATGCCTTTGATAATGAAggcttttaataatatttagtagGGCCTTATGATTTCTGGGTTTGAATGGAAGGGCCTTATTTAACAGAACAAGATATTCTGCATTCAAAATACGAACAGTCAATGGCTTTTCACTAAATCCTCTAATTGTGCTACTAAATGAGAATATTCCTGCTTCGTGAAATTCTACTTCTTGTCAACAATATGAGAATCCAAAATGGTTTTCTTTATTGTGTTTAATCTATTTGTTGATTTGAGGCTGAAGATTTTAGGTGTAAGGGATTTATCCTCTGGGTTTCAGGTTATCCGAGTGCTGACTCCAGTATATTCTGCTCACCTCCCCCCCAGTCCCCTTCCGTGGAGGCTTTTTTGGATCCTTTTCTTGTCTGCCTTGACCTATGTTATGCTCACAAGCCTGAAGGTGATGGTTGGCATGGGCCTCCAAAAGCATGCCAGTTGGTACGTCGAAAGGTGCCGGAGGAGGAAAAAACGGATTCACAATGATTAATTCTGATAAAAGAAACAGATCTCATTACACACACATAAAGATTTAATGAGGTTTTACATCACATGGATGGAGAAGGCTTCCATTGGCAACAGATGGAGGCGGTTGGTTCCAGTTGCTGGAAATGTGACCGTGAATTAAATCTCCGGGAGAGGGATTAAGTAGCAACAGCCGCCCGCTTTTTCGGTTCAATTTCAACTTTCACAAGGGTCTTTCCTACAATTTTGTCTAGAAGAAACATCGAGTGGGTTATACGAAATATTACAAAGGATCAGCATTACactaaatttattgaatatccagtaattaaaagaagaaaagaaattcgTTTCGTCTGTTTTCCATTTTCATTGGTATCTTTAGTTGTAGGATTATTGACCTCtctttttattccaaaaaaactCCTTAATTTGCTGCATTTATCCTCCACAAAGATGGCTTGCCCTATCAGGTGTTGAGGTTTGCAACCTGGATTCTCCCCTACGAAAACGAACACGTTTTGTCCATTACAAATCACGAAGCATGCCACTTACCACTTGCTTATCCCAATTGGATGGAGTCTGGGAGGAGCTAGGGTTTcttccctctcttttcttttttatgtaaattgGAAATCTCTCAAAGAGTAGACCAACTGAATCAACCTCTTAGGACCCCGAAAAGTAAAATTCCATGAACTAGAACTTTAGATGTTGGTATATATACTAAATAGATTCTCTATGGCCTCCTTTTACGTGTATGAATTTGAATATTATAAGCGTGTACAACGCATGCATCTCTATAATATTGTATGTGCTTTTGTGGTTAGcatgattatttgatatttttatatgtactCATGAGCTTCTGTAGcatattaaagtttaaaaaataattatcattttatattatttgaatttgcagtgtaataaattttctaaaaataagaagaaagaaagaaagtaattGGGTAATTGATTTAACTAGTCATTctgtataatttattaattcgaccgtctaagtgattttttatgCTAAAGCCAAGAgggattttatgattttcaggCTATATTTAATGTCATTTATTAGTTATCTAAACtcactttataaaaataaatagatataattagaagagataaatacaagatgagaatattttttttttattttttgataaatcatatattttattctcttaatCACTAATTATATCTTAGCACCGTAAAACTTTTCTAGAATCAATGGGATTAAAACCGAATTGACTGAAGCTTCGATTCATTAGAATTCAAGTTCCGTTCGatttctataaaatttctcTCAAACCAATGTATTGACTTTGCAGGGTGGGAAAAGGAGATATACAGCGAGATTTCTGTGGAAAACAATGTGATTTCTTCTAAGGATCTAATATGGGGTGATAAATAATAGTAGGCAAAaacgataataataaatacaagcTGTCGACTGCCTTTTCTATCGGAAAAAACTTAACAAATCGCTaaccatcaattttatttttttaattttcctttctaattttattatcaatcaCAGATAAATCCAGACTTAACCAATTTCGGAGCAAATATAGGGAATTCCTTTATTTATACATTTTCTCATATAAATTACCTTTACACAGGAAGACCAACCCACGTTACATTTTTCCATATATGGGTAGTAtaataattgcttttcaaaatatttttttatttaaaaatatataaaaataatatatttttttattttttaaaatttattttttatattagtatataaaaacaataaaaaatatcaaaaatattaattttaaacaatgttttttaattttttttgggtaaaacttctacacaaaaaacaaacaagtcttCAAGGTAGTCCCTGTAgtttattctctcttttctcacaattcaaagggcAATATAAGCATTCACCATTCCATGATTGATGGTAAATAATTGGCTTGCAGTTTGGAAAGTGCTGACttattggataaaataaaagtgaggcTAAAGAAAACCCGATCTCTTTTTGTCAAGCGCCAGGGATTTCTTTTTCACCCCTGAcagtcttttaattattatgtaatttaacgattattttttttaaatttttttatttaaaaatatattaaataatatatatatatatatatatatatatatatatatatatatatatatgtgtgtgtgtgtgtgtgtgtgtgtgtgtgtgtgtgtgtatttaatttttaaattttattttttaaaattactacataaaaacatccaaaaacattaaaaaattaattttttaacaaacaatgtTTTTACTTCAATGTTCTCTAAAGAAAAATTGTAGAAATAAAGAAAcaagtgatgtttttttttcatgaaaaacaaaaaaattatatatttttcaagaaaaaaagttctTAAGATTCTCGGGGTTTGTcgttaacaattaattaattatcccgTTTTCTATGGgttgataataatatataagaaGATTTGAAACTTCAAAATTCCCCTCTCATGGCATATTTTAGAAAAtcctttttcaaataataaaatatgaaagcGATTTTCATTTGTCCAAAGCTTTAATTTGAACATATTCTTTAATAATAAACTTCAAAtatggattttattgaaaattgctTGTTGACTAAGATTAAATGACGTCGTTTTCAAACAATCTATTCCTTACATCA is part of the Populus alba chromosome 10, ASM523922v2, whole genome shotgun sequence genome and encodes:
- the LOC118046462 gene encoding protein POLLEN DEFECTIVE IN GUIDANCE 1 isoform X2, which produces MAWRSSGRKLSFEILNHSSSHEEKEDQYLVNYQTDPVEKPYRKKKKHKRKHKPLHPAIHEDSITHSYSVVHNSHHTDNGNIQNSYIVGGGGSVVCSTVSEAGAEIQRVYGNGELRQRNVNFAGGVETAVEENASEESGVEEKQRRSEPPNGSVVTKLETAESLDWNKLMADDPNYLFSMEKSPVKYFMDEMNKGISLRSTTTLGSEKERERVYDTIFRLPWRCELLIDVGFFVCLDSFLSLLTIMPTKILMILWRFRSARQFKKPSAAELSDIGCFIVLASGVVLLGQIDISLIYHMIRGQGTIKLYVVYNVLEIFDKLCQSFGGDVLQALFNSSEGLANCSSENMRFWILRFISDQVLAMAFSILHSFILLAQAITLSTCIVAHNNALLALLVSNNFAEIKSNVFKRFSKDNIHSLVYSDSIERFHISAFLSAVLAQNILEAEGPWFESFLLNALMVFFCEMLIDIIKHSFLAKFNDMKPIVYSEFLEELCNQVKEMPNTISLVLVIICPMLHD
- the LOC118046462 gene encoding protein POLLEN DEFECTIVE IN GUIDANCE 1 isoform X1, which produces MAWRSSGRKLSFEILNHSSSHEEKEDQYLVNYQTDPVEKPYRKKKKHKRKHKPLHPAIHEDSITHSYSVVHNSHHTDNGNIQNSYIVGGGGSVVCSTVSEAGAEIQRVYGNGELRQRNVNFAGGVETAVEENASEESGVEEKQRRSEPPNGSVVTKLETAESLDWNKLMADDPNYLFSMEKSPVKYFMDEMNKGISLRSTTTLGSEKERERVYDTIFRLPWRCELLIDVGFFVCLDSFLSLLTIMPTKILMILWRFRSARQFKKPSAAELSDIGCFIVLASGVVLLGQIDISLIYHMIRGQGTIKLYVVYNVLEIFDKLCQSFGGDVLQALFNSSEGLANCSSENMRFWILRFISDQVLAMAFSILHSFILLAQAITLSTCIVAHNNALLALLVSNNFAEIKSNVFKRFSKDNIHSLVYSDSIERFHISAFLSAVLAQNILEAEGPWFESFLLNALMVFFCEMLIDIIKHSFLAKFNDMKPIVYSEFLEELCNQTLNIQTENTDSRKRTLTFIPLAPACVVIRVLTPVYSAHLPPSPLPWRLFWILFLSALTYVMLTSLKVMVGMGLQKHASWYVERCRRRKKRIHND